The following are encoded together in the Tepidiforma bonchosmolovskayae genome:
- a CDS encoding MFS transporter → MSANALESRDFRLLFAGSVLVSFVMPMQFLTQVFWVQERYPEREVLFIGLLGASRGSAMILFGLVGGALADRMERRRLLIATQMAALAINGAIAGLMLAEPFGAANVAVLLALTFAAAANMAVDQPARQAATPAIVGMAAVPSAIALQMVAQQVTFPLALPLVGFLNGRLEAGQVYAMTLLAWAGVLPLLFALRFRSRGQGAAGAGVVRNVLEGLRYTRAEPTIFAVIVLVLAIQLLGMPGPASLGPSWMRNVLGLSETQFGFMAMTWGLGTMAASLFYWKRNDLPGRGLTLWAGGAGFGLCALVFAYSRLVPLTALANFGLGFMLVTTMVSSSTITQQRVEEAMRGRVMGLFPLAMGLAMLAAFPVGAAAQATSMETVFPVMAWATLAAVAGAMALQPGLRREAPRTA, encoded by the coding sequence ATGTCGGCGAACGCCCTCGAGTCGCGGGATTTCCGGCTGCTGTTCGCGGGGTCGGTGCTCGTCAGCTTTGTGATGCCGATGCAGTTCCTGACGCAGGTGTTCTGGGTGCAGGAGCGGTACCCGGAGCGTGAGGTGCTGTTCATTGGGCTGCTGGGGGCGTCGCGCGGCTCGGCGATGATCCTGTTCGGGCTGGTCGGCGGTGCGCTGGCGGACCGGATGGAGCGGCGGCGGCTGCTGATTGCGACACAGATGGCGGCGCTGGCGATCAACGGGGCGATCGCAGGGCTGATGCTGGCGGAGCCGTTCGGGGCGGCGAACGTGGCGGTGCTGCTGGCGCTGACGTTCGCGGCGGCGGCGAACATGGCGGTCGACCAGCCGGCACGGCAGGCGGCGACGCCGGCGATCGTGGGGATGGCAGCCGTTCCTTCGGCGATTGCGCTGCAGATGGTGGCGCAGCAGGTGACCTTTCCGCTGGCGCTGCCGCTGGTGGGCTTCCTCAACGGGCGGCTGGAGGCCGGGCAGGTGTACGCGATGACGCTGCTGGCGTGGGCGGGCGTGCTGCCGCTCCTGTTCGCGCTGCGGTTCCGTTCACGCGGGCAGGGGGCCGCCGGCGCGGGGGTGGTGCGAAACGTGTTGGAGGGGCTGCGGTACACCCGGGCCGAGCCGACGATCTTCGCCGTCATCGTGCTGGTGCTGGCGATTCAGCTGCTCGGGATGCCGGGGCCGGCGTCGCTCGGCCCTTCATGGATGCGGAATGTGCTGGGCCTCTCGGAGACGCAGTTCGGGTTCATGGCGATGACGTGGGGACTGGGCACGATGGCGGCATCCCTCTTCTACTGGAAGCGGAACGACCTGCCGGGCCGGGGGCTGACGCTCTGGGCCGGGGGCGCCGGGTTCGGGCTGTGCGCGCTGGTCTTCGCGTATTCGCGGCTGGTGCCGCTGACGGCGCTGGCGAACTTCGGGCTCGGGTTCATGCTGGTGACGACGATGGTGTCGTCGTCGACGATTACGCAGCAGCGGGTGGAGGAGGCGATGCGCGGGAGGGTGATGGGGCTGTTCCCGCTCGCGATGGGGCTGGCGATGCTGGCGGCGTTCCCGGTGGGTGCGGCGGCCCAGGCGACGAGCATGGAAACGGTGTTCCCGGTGATGGCCTGGGCAACGCTGGCCGCGGTCGCCGGGGCGATGGCGCTCCAGCCCGGGCTGCGGCGGGAGGCGCCGCGGACGGCCTGA
- a CDS encoding VOC family protein: MARVRRLNHAVLFVRDAERAAAFYQRAFGFEVIANMGGRAVFLRAAGSDNHHDLGLFALGEGAPGPFTGQAVGLYHLAWQVDTIEELAEMRQVLAELGALTGQSDHGATKSLYGQDPDGNEFEVMWLVPREEWGPYDRDAVTRPLNLERELERFGRKGEAGSPDG; encoded by the coding sequence ATGGCGCGGGTGCGGCGATTGAATCATGCGGTGCTATTCGTCCGCGATGCGGAGCGGGCGGCGGCGTTCTATCAGCGCGCGTTCGGGTTCGAGGTGATTGCGAACATGGGCGGCCGGGCCGTCTTCCTGCGGGCGGCGGGCTCGGACAACCACCACGACCTCGGGCTGTTTGCGCTGGGCGAGGGGGCGCCGGGTCCATTCACCGGGCAGGCGGTGGGGCTGTACCACCTCGCGTGGCAGGTGGACACGATCGAAGAGCTGGCGGAGATGCGGCAGGTATTGGCGGAGCTGGGCGCGCTGACGGGGCAGTCGGACCATGGGGCGACGAAGTCGCTGTACGGGCAGGACCCGGACGGCAACGAGTTCGAGGTGATGTGGCTGGTGCCGCGGGAGGAGTGGGGCCCCTACGACCGGGACGCGGTGACGCGGCCGCTGAACCTCGAGCGGGAGCTGGAGCGGTTCGGGCGGAAAGGGGAGGCCGGCTCGCCGGATGGTTAA
- a CDS encoding acyl-CoA dehydrogenase family protein, with product MEFRLPPETEAWRQELRAFLKAELPPEFEGDDDFFDNEEQIAFAREFTKKLGARRWFAPAWPEKYGGMGKTAIEQFILNEELAYHRAPSGGRLFTIGITGPTMLVHGTEEQKARYLPKMASGEEWYCQGFSEPGSGSDLASMQTRAVRDGDEYVINGQKIWTSNGHVADRMLLLARTDPDQPKHKGISAFIVDMKSPGITVQGIDNIAYRHDFNQVFFEDVRVPARDLLGGENNGWYVATTTLDFERSNIAAISGARRTVHDLIRWAKERHPGGRPWDKPEVRLKLADLAIKAEVGRLVAFRTAWLQAKGEVPNYEASIGKVWMAMLGIEVANAGVNLLGPYGALQPGSKWAQLRGRVLTSYLLSVSGPIGGGTSEIQKNIIAQRGLGLPRG from the coding sequence ATGGAGTTCCGGCTACCCCCCGAGACCGAGGCCTGGCGGCAGGAGCTGCGGGCGTTTCTCAAGGCTGAGCTGCCGCCGGAGTTCGAGGGCGACGACGACTTTTTCGATAACGAAGAGCAGATTGCGTTCGCGCGGGAGTTCACGAAGAAGCTCGGGGCGCGGCGCTGGTTTGCCCCTGCGTGGCCCGAGAAGTACGGCGGGATGGGGAAGACGGCGATTGAGCAGTTCATCCTGAACGAGGAGCTGGCCTACCACCGTGCGCCCTCGGGCGGGCGGCTGTTCACGATCGGGATTACGGGCCCGACGATGCTGGTGCACGGGACGGAGGAGCAGAAGGCGCGGTACCTTCCGAAGATGGCCTCGGGGGAGGAGTGGTACTGCCAGGGCTTCAGCGAGCCGGGGAGCGGCTCGGACCTGGCGAGCATGCAGACGCGGGCCGTGCGCGACGGGGACGAGTACGTCATCAACGGGCAGAAGATCTGGACCTCGAACGGGCACGTGGCGGACCGGATGCTGCTCCTGGCTCGGACGGACCCGGACCAGCCGAAGCACAAGGGGATCAGCGCGTTCATCGTGGATATGAAGTCGCCGGGGATTACGGTGCAGGGCATCGACAACATCGCCTATCGGCACGACTTCAACCAGGTGTTCTTCGAGGACGTGCGGGTGCCGGCGCGCGACCTGCTGGGTGGTGAGAATAACGGCTGGTACGTGGCGACGACGACGCTCGACTTCGAGCGGTCGAACATCGCCGCGATCTCAGGGGCGCGGCGGACGGTTCACGACCTGATCCGGTGGGCGAAGGAGCGGCACCCGGGCGGCCGGCCATGGGACAAGCCGGAGGTGCGGCTGAAGCTGGCGGACCTTGCCATCAAGGCGGAGGTGGGGCGGCTGGTGGCGTTCCGGACGGCGTGGCTGCAGGCGAAGGGGGAGGTACCGAACTACGAGGCGAGCATCGGGAAGGTGTGGATGGCGATGCTCGGCATCGAGGTGGCCAACGCCGGGGTGAACCTCCTCGGGCCGTACGGGGCGCTGCAGCCAGGTTCGAAGTGGGCGCAGCTGCGGGGGCGGGTGCTGACGAGCTACCTGCTGTCGGTCTCCGGCCCGATCGGCGGCGGCACGAGCGAAATCCAGAAGAACATCATCGCGCAGCGCGGACTGGGCCTGCCGCGCGGGTAG
- a CDS encoding HAMP domain-containing protein → MRRHLPGLAPITNMKIANKLGLIVAVMAIPIVALLVVQFFAQRATQEQAARERDGLEYVSTVIPFLREVQLHRGLVLRVLAGDANSVETMNQSARAAENALAAINEMDARYGSSFGTRDLVAFLNREWANVKNSTSSPETANAAHTRLIQDGIFPLLSTVAVRSELVLDPDLDTRNVIIALTESLPRLTEALSLIRAAGTETLITRANLSPTDQQKMFLAAQLAIAGEHAAALDRQLQAAISDNERFAATLDPAVRRAATTRSTFFDMTRSQVLVTGNLSGTAAEGFFYMGGSSIDTSNQLLAAAQETLNAAFDQRAADARQQFYLSGGAALAGVALALLLAIVISLSISRPVRHLAEVADRISLGELDARIDVESDNEIGRLAESLRRMQTSLRAAIERLRQRRQQAA, encoded by the coding sequence ATGCGTCGTCACCTGCCCGGCCTTGCGCCCATCACCAACATGAAAATCGCCAACAAGCTCGGCCTTATCGTCGCGGTCATGGCGATCCCCATCGTCGCCCTGCTCGTGGTCCAGTTCTTCGCCCAGCGCGCGACCCAGGAGCAGGCCGCCCGCGAGCGCGACGGCCTCGAATACGTCTCCACCGTCATCCCCTTCCTTCGCGAGGTCCAGCTCCACCGCGGCCTCGTGCTCCGCGTCCTCGCCGGCGACGCCAACTCCGTCGAGACGATGAACCAGTCGGCCCGCGCCGCAGAGAACGCCCTTGCGGCGATCAATGAGATGGACGCCCGCTACGGCAGCAGCTTCGGCACCCGCGACCTCGTCGCCTTCCTCAACCGGGAGTGGGCCAACGTCAAGAATTCCACCAGCAGCCCCGAAACCGCCAACGCCGCCCACACCCGCCTCATCCAGGACGGCATCTTCCCCCTCCTCTCCACCGTCGCGGTCCGGTCCGAACTGGTCCTCGACCCCGACCTCGATACCCGCAACGTCATCATCGCGCTCACCGAATCGCTGCCCCGCCTGACGGAAGCGCTCTCCCTCATCCGCGCCGCTGGCACCGAAACGCTCATCACCCGCGCCAACCTCTCCCCGACCGACCAGCAGAAGATGTTCCTCGCAGCCCAGCTCGCCATCGCCGGCGAGCACGCCGCTGCCCTCGATCGCCAGCTCCAGGCCGCCATCAGCGACAACGAGAGGTTTGCCGCCACGCTCGACCCGGCCGTCCGCCGCGCCGCTACCACCCGGAGCACCTTCTTCGACATGACCCGCAGCCAGGTGCTCGTCACCGGCAACCTTTCCGGCACGGCCGCCGAAGGCTTCTTCTACATGGGCGGCAGCTCCATCGACACCTCCAACCAGCTCCTCGCGGCCGCCCAGGAAACCCTCAACGCCGCCTTCGACCAGCGCGCCGCCGATGCCCGCCAGCAGTTCTACCTCTCCGGCGGAGCCGCCCTCGCCGGCGTCGCCCTCGCACTTCTCCTCGCCATCGTCATCTCCCTGAGCATCTCGAGGCCGGTCCGCCACCTCGCCGAAGTCGCCGACCGCATCAGCCTCGGCGAGCTCGACGCCCGTATCGATGTCGAATCTGACAACGAAATCGGCCGCCTCGCTGAGTCGCTCCGCCGCATGCAGACCAGCCTCCGCGCCGCCATCGAACGGCTGCGGCAGCGCCGCCAGCAGGCTGCCTGA
- a CDS encoding DUF4388 domain-containing protein, translating into MPEGLTGSLAQLPLIDLLKMLAAGGQSGRLELSSGLDLGDLYLHRGQVVHAEASGDWGEAAFARLVTWPNGQFRFIPGEEPPERSIAKPLDQLLAEAARVASEREAIRRVVPSMDIVPRLARKAPRPQLTIDAADWELIALLDGARTASALAAELGLDDFEVMRRIYRLKLAGLVEFEKPQQLAPAARALAGPAFFQALHTAVAATVGPLAEIIIDDCLDAMGHTRQDFPRDGIARLAEAISNEITDPEKRVRFQQTMLALIRGQAA; encoded by the coding sequence ATGCCCGAAGGACTCACCGGCAGCCTCGCCCAGCTCCCCCTCATCGACCTCCTGAAGATGCTCGCCGCCGGCGGCCAGTCCGGCCGCCTCGAACTCTCCTCCGGCCTCGACCTCGGCGACCTCTACCTCCACCGCGGCCAGGTCGTCCACGCCGAGGCATCCGGCGACTGGGGCGAGGCCGCCTTCGCCCGCCTCGTCACCTGGCCCAACGGCCAGTTCCGCTTCATCCCCGGTGAAGAACCCCCCGAGCGCTCCATCGCCAAACCGCTCGACCAGCTCCTCGCCGAAGCTGCGCGCGTCGCGTCCGAGCGGGAGGCCATCCGCCGGGTCGTCCCCTCCATGGACATCGTCCCCCGCCTCGCCCGGAAGGCACCCCGTCCCCAGCTGACCATCGACGCCGCCGACTGGGAGCTCATCGCCCTCCTCGACGGCGCCAGGACCGCCTCCGCGCTCGCCGCCGAACTCGGCCTCGACGACTTCGAAGTCATGCGCCGCATCTACCGCCTCAAACTCGCCGGCCTCGTCGAGTTCGAAAAACCCCAGCAGCTCGCACCGGCGGCCCGCGCCCTCGCCGGCCCCGCTTTCTTTCAGGCGCTGCATACGGCCGTCGCTGCCACCGTCGGCCCGCTCGCCGAGATCATCATCGATGACTGCCTCGACGCCATGGGCCACACCCGGCAGGACTTCCCCCGCGACGGCATCGCCCGCCTCGCCGAGGCCATCAGCAACGAAATCACCGACCCCGAGAAACGCGTCAGGTTCCAGCAGACGATGCTCGCGCTCATCCGCGGCCAGGCCGCTTAG
- a CDS encoding RNA polymerase sigma factor — protein MAVLAWPIGALALALAAEYGSAEPPAATEAGAEPEFIERLRRRDPAAWRELFEREMPAIYRYAYSRVPSASDAEELASLVFEQAWRSAEHLQDRGLPARAWLFGIARHVVTEHRRRLFRAPPVVALEAFDGPDEGLEGHAEQLALAKAVASLPRADAEVVTLRFLHGLSLAETAEAMATTVDAVKARQTRALRKLRELLGDLGGRR, from the coding sequence GTGGCGGTCCTCGCGTGGCCGATCGGGGCCCTGGCCCTGGCGCTGGCGGCGGAGTACGGCAGCGCCGAGCCGCCCGCCGCGACGGAGGCGGGTGCGGAGCCGGAGTTCATCGAGCGGCTGCGGCGGCGTGACCCGGCGGCGTGGAGGGAGCTCTTTGAGCGGGAGATGCCGGCAATCTACCGGTACGCGTACTCACGGGTGCCCTCGGCGAGCGACGCGGAGGAGCTCGCCTCGCTGGTGTTCGAACAGGCGTGGCGGAGCGCGGAGCACCTCCAGGACCGGGGGCTGCCGGCGCGGGCGTGGCTGTTCGGGATTGCGCGGCACGTGGTGACGGAGCACCGCCGGCGGCTGTTCCGGGCGCCGCCGGTGGTGGCGCTTGAGGCGTTCGACGGGCCGGACGAGGGGCTGGAGGGGCACGCCGAGCAGCTGGCGCTCGCGAAGGCGGTGGCGAGCCTGCCCCGCGCCGACGCTGAGGTGGTGACGCTGCGGTTCCTGCACGGGCTGTCGCTGGCGGAGACGGCGGAGGCGATGGCGACAACCGTGGACGCGGTGAAAGCCCGCCAGACGCGGGCCCTCCGGAAGCTGCGCGAACTGCTGGGCGACCTCGGCGGGCGGCGCTAA
- a CDS encoding phage holin family protein has protein sequence MPGYSIIVGRFEREPSTAGRIAAFIIRWLVTAAAVWVAAALVPGIRLEGLGSTLAVALILGLLNAYLKPLLVISALPGIVLSLGFLLVLINTALLALTAWIAGKFDGITFAIDGFWSAFFGAIIISLTSFLLTRFINPGRIARRFD, from the coding sequence ATGCCAGGCTATTCCATCATCGTCGGCCGCTTCGAACGCGAGCCCTCAACCGCCGGCCGCATCGCGGCCTTCATCATCCGCTGGCTGGTCACCGCCGCCGCCGTCTGGGTCGCCGCCGCCCTGGTCCCCGGCATCCGCCTCGAAGGCCTCGGCAGCACACTCGCCGTCGCCCTCATCCTCGGCCTCCTCAACGCCTACCTGAAGCCGCTCCTCGTCATCAGCGCGCTCCCCGGCATCGTCCTCTCGCTCGGCTTCCTCCTTGTCCTCATCAACACGGCCCTCCTCGCGCTCACCGCCTGGATCGCCGGCAAGTTTGATGGCATCACCTTCGCGATAGACGGCTTCTGGAGCGCCTTCTTCGGGGCCATCATCATCTCCCTCACCAGCTTCCTCCTCACCCGCTTCATCAACCCCGGCCGCATCGCCCGCCGCTTCGACTGA
- a CDS encoding MBL fold metallo-hydrolase encodes MRIIDGIYQLLTPFPQFTIEDAKALRRELQEHPRVTKGLPYVLPYLIKDGGDVVLVDCGWNTDSAYRALEEGMREHGSHPAEIQRLIITHIHPDHYGMAGRLKQLSSCDVTVHEKDAEVIATRYFAPRALTEEMQRFMEMNGVPPSSTPQMSQGSIGMLGNVAAVPPDTEVKGGEAFKVGDFDFEVIWTPGHSPGHICLYEPNRKILLTGDHILPTITPNVSIHAQTHGSPLGDYMRSLEALVDLDVRLVLPAHEFEITDLKKRIREIRDHHELRLEEMLACVDRGGSTAWEVAGRVKWATGRLEDFEPWMQRAAVGETLAHLEYLFELGLLAKVMRGKKLYWLPV; translated from the coding sequence ATGCGCATCATCGACGGCATCTACCAGCTGCTCACCCCCTTCCCACAGTTCACCATCGAGGACGCCAAAGCCCTCCGCCGCGAGCTCCAGGAGCACCCCCGCGTCACCAAAGGCCTCCCCTACGTCCTTCCCTACCTCATCAAGGACGGCGGCGACGTCGTCCTTGTCGATTGCGGCTGGAACACCGATTCCGCCTACCGCGCCCTCGAGGAGGGCATGCGCGAGCATGGCTCCCACCCGGCCGAAATCCAGCGGCTCATCATCACCCACATCCACCCCGACCACTACGGCATGGCCGGCCGCCTCAAGCAGCTCTCCTCCTGCGATGTCACCGTCCACGAAAAGGACGCCGAGGTCATCGCCACCCGCTACTTCGCCCCGCGCGCCCTCACCGAAGAGATGCAGCGATTCATGGAGATGAACGGCGTCCCGCCATCCTCCACCCCGCAGATGTCCCAGGGCTCCATCGGCATGCTCGGAAACGTCGCCGCTGTACCGCCCGACACCGAAGTCAAAGGCGGCGAGGCCTTCAAAGTCGGCGATTTCGACTTCGAAGTCATCTGGACGCCCGGCCATTCCCCCGGCCATATCTGCCTCTACGAACCCAATCGCAAAATCCTCCTCACCGGCGACCACATCCTTCCCACCATCACTCCAAACGTCTCCATCCACGCCCAGACCCATGGCAGCCCGCTCGGCGACTACATGCGCTCCCTTGAAGCCCTCGTCGACCTCGATGTCCGGCTGGTCCTCCCGGCCCACGAATTCGAAATTACCGACCTGAAAAAGCGCATTCGCGAAATCAGAGACCACCACGAACTCCGCCTCGAGGAGATGCTCGCCTGCGTCGACCGCGGCGGCTCCACCGCCTGGGAGGTCGCCGGCCGCGTCAAGTGGGCCACCGGCAGGCTCGAAGACTTCGAGCCCTGGATGCAGCGCGCCGCCGTCGGCGAGACCCTCGCCCACCTCGAATACCTCTTCGAACTGGGCCTCCTCGCCAAGGTGATGCGCGGGAAGAAGCTCTACTGGCTCCCCGTCTGA
- a CDS encoding pyridoxamine 5'-phosphate oxidase family protein produces the protein MGTRALTPDEVLLVLEKERVIRVAFFGQDGHFLVPMFYAWRDGAFCGLTTPGRKVEMARANDRVAFQVDSTATTGPWEWASVSGHGRWVEVADPLEFGEFAGLFYRRLADAPAWALAALEARFGERGVVGWRLEPEELSGRAHGPEEPDE, from the coding sequence ATGGGTACGCGGGCGCTGACGCCGGACGAGGTGCTGCTGGTGCTCGAGAAGGAGCGGGTCATCCGCGTGGCCTTTTTCGGGCAGGACGGGCACTTCCTGGTGCCGATGTTCTATGCCTGGCGGGACGGCGCCTTCTGCGGGCTGACGACGCCGGGCCGGAAGGTGGAGATGGCGCGAGCGAACGACCGGGTAGCATTCCAGGTGGACAGCACGGCAACAACCGGGCCGTGGGAGTGGGCGTCGGTCTCGGGGCACGGGCGGTGGGTGGAGGTGGCCGACCCGCTGGAGTTCGGGGAGTTCGCGGGCCTGTTCTACCGGCGGCTGGCCGATGCCCCGGCATGGGCGCTGGCCGCGCTGGAGGCGCGGTTCGGGGAGCGGGGCGTGGTGGGCTGGCGGCTCGAGCCGGAGGAGCTGAGCGGCCGGGCGCACGGGCCGGAGGAGCCGGACGAGTGA
- a CDS encoding serine hydrolase domain-containing protein: MNDELNEKVHALLLDQIARGTQLGTQVCAYLGGEKIVDTWAGQMGPNDPRPVGPDTLFSSFSTTKGVAATALHILADRGIIEYEQPVARYWEEFGQKGKARVTVAQAMSHHAGLHAMPMDPAAAPLLEWENGLRYIAEGEPAWEPGTETGYHAITFSWIAGGIIQYADGRHIQQVLEEEIVRPLGLEGEMYIGIPEGVEERLATLQTAQEQAAREGQQAQTRAAMFQLPPDHDFFKAMPPNLGWNFNDMRVRRACLPAANGHFTARALAKMYAALANGGVVDGVRLVSKERIGLMSAIQTEAPDRVLVMPMVKSIGFFNGGVLMGQHGAMGPRKAAFGHPGAGGSIAFADPEVGLAVAVTINKMQTTLQAEGPTFEICELIRTELGLNR, from the coding sequence ATGAACGATGAATTGAACGAGAAGGTCCATGCGCTGCTGCTCGACCAGATTGCGCGGGGCACGCAGCTGGGGACGCAGGTCTGCGCGTACCTTGGCGGGGAGAAGATTGTGGATACGTGGGCCGGCCAGATGGGCCCGAACGACCCGCGGCCGGTGGGCCCGGACACGCTCTTCAGCAGCTTTTCGACGACGAAGGGCGTGGCGGCGACGGCGCTCCACATCCTCGCGGACCGGGGGATCATCGAGTACGAGCAGCCGGTGGCGCGCTACTGGGAGGAGTTCGGCCAGAAGGGGAAGGCGCGGGTGACGGTGGCGCAGGCGATGAGCCACCACGCGGGGCTGCACGCGATGCCGATGGACCCCGCGGCGGCGCCGCTGCTGGAGTGGGAGAACGGGCTTCGGTACATCGCGGAAGGGGAACCGGCGTGGGAGCCGGGCACGGAGACGGGCTACCACGCGATTACGTTCAGCTGGATTGCGGGCGGGATTATCCAGTACGCGGACGGGCGGCACATCCAGCAGGTGCTGGAGGAGGAGATTGTGCGGCCGCTTGGGCTCGAGGGAGAGATGTACATCGGCATCCCGGAGGGCGTGGAGGAGCGGCTGGCGACGCTCCAGACAGCGCAGGAGCAGGCTGCCCGGGAGGGCCAGCAGGCGCAGACGCGGGCGGCGATGTTCCAGCTTCCGCCGGACCATGATTTCTTCAAGGCGATGCCGCCAAACCTCGGCTGGAACTTTAACGACATGCGGGTCCGGCGGGCGTGTCTGCCGGCGGCGAACGGGCATTTCACGGCGCGGGCGCTGGCGAAGATGTATGCGGCGCTGGCGAACGGCGGCGTGGTGGACGGCGTGCGGCTGGTTTCGAAGGAGCGGATCGGGCTGATGAGCGCGATCCAGACGGAGGCGCCGGACCGGGTGCTGGTGATGCCGATGGTGAAGAGCATCGGCTTCTTCAACGGGGGCGTGCTGATGGGCCAGCACGGTGCGATGGGGCCGCGGAAGGCAGCGTTCGGGCACCCGGGCGCCGGCGGCTCGATTGCGTTTGCGGACCCGGAGGTTGGGCTGGCTGTTGCGGTGACGATCAACAAGATGCAGACGACGCTGCAGGCCGAGGGGCCGACCTTCGAGATCTGCGAGCTGATCCGCACGGAGCTGGGCCTCAACCGCTGA